AAAAGATACCAATGGTGGCAAAAAGGACTCTCCATCAGCAAAGTAGCaacctttaaataaaatgtattgctgCACTGATTTTCAGAGGAGACTGTGACTGTACTATACTGCAATGAATCAGAACTAAAtgatacaaatataattatgacattGTTTATGTAGCATTGGTAGAGACAATACATGTGcaccttaattttattttgcgaACAGTGGGAGAGTGTTagatcactacatagtataaaacaaagtcgctttctctgtccctatgtccctttgtatgcttaaatctttaaaactacgcaacgtattttgatgcggttttttttaatagatagagtgattcaagaggaaggttttagtatataatttattaggttttagacaaagcgggcgaagcctcgGGCGGtgagctagtattatataaattcatgATAAAAATACCTTAAAATGATTTATGTCCCCCGCCTTGGGCACATACCTACCCTGTAGTACATGGTTGCAATCAAGCTAtactgtatttatatttatttccgaGTCACGATCGGTAGTATGGAGATTGGTAGTCCTCTTAGTTAATTGGTTCATATATTAGCTCaaaataaagagaaaaaaaaaatgtgtgcgtgtactagtgtacacacgtaagaagtgaaacttctttatgaccttattttacaacaaataatttactatatgcaactttacagaaatacgtcgaatcacgcgtggtagggataagaaaaagatggcgcgtcaCGGAAAAAtatcacgcgtaacgaaaagaAGTTTCTCtccaaaaatattcataatattgctaggaattaaaaataaacagtataaaagaaaatctattgaataaaataaactaatgctattaccacaaaacaatttaaacacagtctaactttaaaccagggatctgtcactttaatagttgtctatgtgaaatacgacaaaaccagattaaagagaacccgcgcttaaagttaaaccctgtctaaagttttttgtggtaagacagtAAATTTTTACGGAAATTTCTTTCATagcaaacataaattattgatcattcactaaaaaatttaatacaactTCGTATTTAGTTTtgtagcattcaaatgctttaaaaatgagaaaatttaaaaaatataaactacaAATGCATAATAACAGGcttttctaaaaaatatttataacaattacaaTATGATTCCAATTTAATGGCGGCTCGGAAGTTTGAAACGAACTGTACattttttgaaacaaaatacaGAATTTTAGTTACATTGTTTGAGATACACCTCAAACACAATTATTGTTCAATACATAATGTATAGTATTTCATAGAAAAATAcgtaaatttaatacataacaaaaaatacgtgtggtactcggggactgccgcggtaaagctattgcatgctatgccttcaagccacacctccgcccgttggagtggggagcgtgaggttttttcgttacgcaatttctggattcggtgcccgcgctcaaggcccgcgatagaagctatgcaatagcttaaaaatcaAGAGTTTGCCTTAATTTTCTGCATACAATATATACAGTCTTCCGTATCAAAAATGGCGgaacattttaaacaatatttgacAGTTTCCTTATCAGAGACaactatacattttttatctgtttccTCCGTCTTTCTCTTTGCTTGCCGTCGAacatttttgcaatttttaaaataagaattaatttgGCCATTTTTTTCTGTATCTCTACTATCTGTGGTatcattgttaataattttatatactgTGACAAAATCTGACGTATCCGTTTCTAGATATTTTAGCGCGCTTAACGAAGCGTCTTTTAtaacgttatttttaatatcatttagtgaatttaatattttatctgattCTTTTAAATCTTCcgttattttaacttttttaacaTCTAATtgttctgtttttattttagatttttcatTGTCATTAACTTGACtcctaacattttttttaattggaatTTCCATATTCTCTAAACTAGTTAATATCAAATCTTCATCCAtagatgtatttattaaatctgaactatttgattttttatcactttcaactatatttgtttgtttattgattttatcttTCAAATTACCTAATAGAGATTCTAATTTGCcgcgctttttaataaatttaggatcttttatctttatattcaTAGATATAAGGGGTTTCTgatttattaatgtttcaCTAGATGAGTCTTTTATCTCTGGttcttcaaattttatttcttcattcactttattttctttacttGATTCTTCATGTAGTTTAGTATTAACTAATTCCGGAGTGAATCGAGATATGGGAcctggaaaataaaaaaaataatcactacatagtataaaacaaagtcgccttctctgtccctatgtccctttgtatgtttaaatctttaaaactacgcaacggattttgatgcggtttttttaatagagagtgattcaagaaggtttaagtatataattgattaggttttagacgaagcgggcgaagccgcgggcggtaagctagtatattaataaagttaaattgtAGCCATGGTCGCCTTTTTCTCATTTTTTTAAGACAAATTGTAAACAATGTCAATTCACatgtaagtttgtttaaataaattattggtattaatattacttattactataatattactatataataatatgataaatgcgaaagtaactctgtctgtctgtttgttactcaatcacgccttaactactgaactaatttgcatgaaatttggtatagagatattttgataccctagaaaggacataggctactttttacctcGGGATATAGGATATATTattacgggaacgggaattatgcgggttttactttgactgcgcgggcgaagccgcgggtggatagctagtaaataaataaataaattattggtaGTAATTAACTCagcccggaatcacagacacaatagaaaatctattgtgtcatggaccgatcgggccgctgggggctcaatgggttattTTCTCTTACCTTCAACATATCCATCAGGTGGATCTTCCCACCATACAGGGCTTGGGCAAGTCAAAATTTCCATCAGATCGTCATCGTCAAAGTTTCCAGTGTCctctattaattttatcatatcCGTTATCGTTTGTTCCTTTTGTAAATGTTCTGGTGAAGGTATGTCGTTGTAATATTGATTGATATATGTttctgtaaatataaatatatttatttgattactCTTTACTCTAAAAGTTAATCtatgctttataatattaaaaagctgaagagtttgtttgaacgcgctaatctaaggtactactggtctgatttgaaatattctttcgttttagatagcccattcataaAGGAAATCCACAAGGAAATCTATAGGAGCGGAACACTGCGGGCAAAACCGCAGGGCAtggctagtaaattatatataataaaaccttcCAAGAGAACCATGCTATCCATAAGTGAAAACAGAACGAAAATAGatgcagtagtttttgagtttattacCAGCAGACAGACACAACagatgacttttttttataatattatgaactgATTGCACTTAtatcaaaaagtaaaaaatgacAAACAACATAAATAGCTTAAACTTAACTTAtagcatatttaaaatacttaattaaatgaaaaactcatttcatttaatttagtaatttatttttttcaacaaCTTTTGCTGTATTTAAAGTGAAAAGTTTCACGAAATActtttaaagtgggtcaaaaccgagtctaaaggagtcgtttacaaacatacaggtgaagtcccgtgtcccctagtggggtaaggggaagatgcattatacatacatctgtttcactgatcgattatctttagggacaagtagggacagctttctgtgtcctgccagaccgaaacattttttttcttcgtctccaccgggaatcgaaccctgGACCCCTCGGTTtaacgctcacgcgtcaaccactgtaccaaggaggtgGTCAAagctaatatttaatttaataagaagCTAatataagagctagcgcgcaagagcaacttttgtctccacaactattttgtctctcccatcaactctttAGGAAATTGCATCGCTAcatgcgcgcactttcttactagcccatagaattgatgggagagactaaatagttgcggagacaaaagttgctcttacGCTCTAGAGTTATTAAAACAAACCTTTTCTAGGTACACATGGCTTCCGTTTATTCCATTTACCAGCTACAACTTTATAATCATGTTTCGGtaataaaacaacttttttgACATCCATTCTTCTCTTCAATTTGTTCGGAAAATACTCTATATTCTCGATaacttttttctttgatgGAGACTTAGTTTTATTCGACTTTTTCTGTAAAGGTTTATCTTTTTTCGTTTTCAATTGCGCTGATTTGAATCTAGTTACCACAGCCTCTATGGGCATAGCTCTTGGCGATAAACGAGTCTTGCTTTTAAACGACATTGTATctgtaaaaacaatataacgagggtgaaaaataaataaatatttagggACACACTAAGCTTTcacttgtgttatggaaaccagatggctgataaacatacataaataattggaaataaatacttataattatagattataattaacacctcaacacagagcaaacatctatgttcatcacacaaacatttgccccgggtgggagtCCACAACCTAGCTTGGAAgacagggccactaccaaccaagccaaccagCCAGAGAAAAATCTTCTCTTCTCTTTCTTTCTATTTGCATATtgtgtatataaatttttagtatttttagtaCATCTAATGTTTAAGGCTAAGTGGTAGGataatactgaactgaacttGATAATACATTGAATATGACAAAcatgaaaaattgttttagagTCATGAAAACTGTTGTTTAATTATGAATGGTTTGCCAGAATTGAGGTAACtcttaacaaatattatgaacattactgagtttaaattattgaagctataataaatttatatttatctgatTAAAAACTATACTATATTAAACTTCACTTCGAAAATGCTAAAAATACCTTGCGACTGTTTAGTGTAAAAATTGTACTTCAAAAATTGATCTTACGTCTTTCTTTAAAGTCGGTAAAAATACATGGCGAATAAAACCTATTCCGATAGAAATACTACCTACGCAACTGTATCAGTTTAAGacaattcatatttataaaaagcaaGATTCCATTTCCTAGTATAAAGTAACTAACATGAATTTACGGGTTTAGATTAATTATCTAGGTCTgtagatacctacatataaaacTAAGATTTAAACACAAGGTGAACGTTTCAGGGTTTCGTTAAACTAaacttaaaatacaaaaagccTTAcggtacttaattatttaagtcCTAAGAATTAAGACCTAATATTACTTAGCTCTTAcctttacaaattattacaaaaccaCTTCCGTATCACTGAATGTCTGTCCTAAGTGTCTGTCATAATCTACatctaggtacttatattagCTTCCTCATTCTTATTTCTTAGCGAAATGTTACCTACTGTACATGTGAATTAACGGTACAATGAATATGACTGAATTCTGAAAAACACTATTAATCTACTTTAAAATGAACACAACGATTACTTCAATTTACAAaaactaggtacctagtacctaatttaacaggaacaacggaacaaatagcttttttaatttttacctGTGCAACactttagtttttaaatttaggaCCTTGTCAAACTACAGTAGTTCAAACTCTTGTACCTACTTCTGATGCCGGCACTACACATAGGCGAACGCGTTGGCAAGCGCGTTGGCACATGCACTGGTCCAATGTGTAGAATGGGCGTTCGCTCGTTggtggtaggtatttgaacgtTGGCCAGCGCGCTTGCGAGCTTGCCGCGCGGTGTCGGCAACATCAAAGGACACTTGTCGGAAGCTTGGCGCACCATCCACAGTCCACACATTGGCCGCGCGATTAGTTTGACTGTAGCAGCGATCGGAGTGCacgtttttttcttgcggCGAATTAACACCTAACTTGACAAAATGGCGAACAATATGAGTAACgaggaaacatttaaatttattgagctCTATCAAAGTGAAAGCTGCCTGTGgaacccaaaaaataagtaccatCATGGACGAATAtttaccataaaaataaaaatgttgtatgtattaaaagtGCCAATTAATTAAGGTTCTTGGACATGCCGTTTTCCTCACAATGTTTTACTTCACAAAGAGCATcctactttattattattttaatattataaatgtgaaagtttatttctttgtttgttacatCCATTTTGAATCCGTCCGCACATTGGCTCGAACCAAACCATACTGAACGACCTCCCAATGTGTGGATTACTCACAAGCGCGTTTGCAAACGCACCGCCAGCGCGTTGGCGAATGCGCTGGCGTATGTGTAGAGGCtttagagcattaaaccaacGCGAACGTAGAGGCGACATGATACACAGATCTATACattcaaattttttagtattGGGATAGTCGGGTAGTGCATAGCTTCTTTATCTTGAAATTGCTTGAAACCACTTGAAACCTAGTACAAAGtagtatattatctgtgcttgAAGTCTTGAAACTTTCACGTATgtacgtatttttattgtgtaagttttattgttttcatatataatgttataattgaaacaacaaacaataaaatgaaatttcttctattttaataaataccttaGCTCAGATGTAAATCAGCCCACAGCCACAGCAAGAACAAGAAACCACACAGAAACAAGACAGAAACAGATAATACACGGCTATGgacaatgtaataatttatttaatggcAAATCtcaaatttattgaaatatatgaTCACGTGTCAATGTTTgacatttgaaaatttttattctaatttttattttgtattactgCTGCTGCGtgcatttacaaatattttttatgtcttTTATAAAGCCAAATAGCTGtttaaacaatttgaaatgtgaaactttaataattaataacacgtttgcccattttaatataacgGGTAATTTCTTCGTCACCATGAAGTtcttgaaagaaaaaaaacttaaGTCGAAAGCATGAAGAGGTTATATTATGTCAGGCAGGTCTGGTCCGAGTGTGAGTCCGAGGGTCTGGTAGAAGTGCTGGTTCTCTTTCGAAATTGGAAGGCAGTTATCAGATTGCAAAAGCAGAAAGATTTGCAGTTGAAATTCTATTGTtcgtgaatattttttattattgcagttacaatttattgtttatcaaGTTATGGTGCAAGTTCCATGGAATGTCATCAatttattgaacataaatatAGTCTGAGTAAGGATCTACGAAAACTAAGAAAGCAAGAATATTTTAGAAGGTATGAATCATCTTTTTAACAATCCACTCAATTTGGAGATATTAATGGGTGGACAGATTCAGTTCGGAACAATTTGTGTGCAataacatacaataaaaaaaaaaaaaaaaaaatactcaaaTCTTGTATACTGCCCTGCTAAGCGCAAAAGCGGTAACTCAAAGAAAGCAAGTTTTGAGATAATTGAAGTTATGtaaaaatagttatatatatactttatgtatagttttttttatttgttaaatattatttatatattatatagggtGTATTTGTTATCACATTagttaaattatcaaaaatgtataataatgtaCTTTATTCATGAGATACGGTTACACCGCTTAGTAAACTATAGAATTAAAATTGAGATACCGCTTTTTCGTTAGCTCTTCTCAAACATGTGTGTATACAAAAAGGAATGTATTTTCTatcgaataaaatatgtattatttgaaaaaaaaacaattaaagtatatatataacgtttttttattattaaaatttgaaattacataaaaaaatatttaaaaacaaacggTTTTTGGAAGGAATTTTAGTAGTCAAAAGTAGGGAGTTCTCTCCAAAAGGACATTCTATTTTgtggtattatattttgaaaagatttcaaaatattttcttttttgtttcttgAAATTCCTTCCGGAGCAGTTTTCTTTTTTGGTGGAGGCAAGAcatgactttttaaaattttttttcctataatGCTAGCAGTAATTGCATTTTGATCGAATCCTGTTTTGTAGGTGATATCAAAACTGCCTCTTTTAACTTCAACATCAACCATTTCACTGACATATGGACGCGGTTTAATTCGAGACAGTGCATATTGTGTGGTATAATCATCCCAGTCATAAAAGTCTTGCATGTTCAtctctttaatttttacattttttcctGCAGTGCTAACTGCCTGAGAAAAATCTGCGAaatcataaattttgtttttcatgCGTTTTATGGACAGCTCTACCCTATGATGGAAACTATCAGCTGACATAAAGGTGTGGCCGGattcaaaatatttgatgacAATCTTGTCGGCGTTGATatatttagaatttataatataaattaagaaaaaaaaaaacgtccAGTTTTTGTTCTGGGAGGAACAATTATCAACCCAtagtatgatattttttttatcccgatgaaaaataaaaaattgatagtATGCACTTATAATTTCGGCTTTGGAACGTCCAAACAACCCTTCATACCATAGTACAGGAAAAACACTCAAATATTTTCGGCCTTGACCAGTTGGCACGAAACTTTCGTTGTAAACCACTATCCTATGAGTAAAAATAGCAGTTTTGCAGTTTGCAGTTTTGTCTATCCTGGGCAGCATGATAACTTTTTGTAAATCAGCAGAATATACAACAGTATCAGTTTCATTTAGCTCACTGTCTAATTTATACTGCTCTCTGGACATGTATGCCCGTTTGTTATGACTTTTCCACTTCGTGCAACCTAGACAGTCTTCTTTAAGGTTTTCTTTGGTATGTGTATCATCGTGTAAACGGAACTCTTCACAGTCCTCACACTCTTCGTGGCCAAGCTTTACAAAAGAAATATTGAATTCTGCGACTACTTCTCGATACTTATCGTAAGATACTTTGCAAGACggatttttttctaaaaagtcTTTATGCATCGCACTGATTGTCAAATCACTGGGTAAGTATAAGCGATTGGGAGCGTGTTCACGCCTGTAATGAGATATACTCGGCTCAAAGCTCATTATATGTTCCTTAATAGGAGtagattcaattttattgtgagGAGTAGCTCCCAGTCTTTTGTCTACTGGTGGTGCAACCGTGTCGTTAGAATTGGCCAAAGCCGTATGTAAAGGTTTGTCATTAGATAATTTGTAGCCCAAAGTTGTCAAAAAGAAGGTTTTACATACTCCATACTTTGTACAGAGCACGTCCTTAAGTGAATAACTGTAGCTTACTTTTTTTCTGTACTCCTCTGATTCAAATCTTGTTACTGTTCTTTGTTTCACAGATTTAGCTGAGGTGTGATGCAGCATATAAGCCTTCCTCTCTTTGTCATTCAAACTCCAGAAGctctcatttataatttttcgcTGCTCTTCCGATATATTTTGGATACACTGCTTTTTGCATGAAGCAGGACAGGGTGGTTTAACGTTATGTTTCTCTCTAATCTCACTTTTTTTCACTTCATTTCTGACTTTGAGAGGTTGGTCGTGTTTTTTCTTTTCCTAATTGTACCGGCCTTAGTATAAGTTGTAAGATGTATATTTCCATCCATAATATATTTCCATAATATGTGTATTTCCATCAGCTATCTCGTTTTGTGTCAGATTCTCGGTGTCCCTAAGATTATCATTTGGTGTCACTTCGTGTCCTTGAGATGAATTCTCAACAGATTTTTCGTATTGAACACTTATCACATTTGAATTATTCCTAAGAGATTCAGAAGTGCAAATAGTATTATCGGAAGCagttatcaatattttttctgtATCATCTTGAAAAATACAGGATCTTTGTTGATCTTCAATAGTATCTGTGATCAAAGGTTCTGGATTACCGCAATTAAAAACATTGTGTATGTTGTGtgtattaaaacaaaagcCTGGCGATGATATGTCACTTAAATCATTATGTTCAATAATTGGCACAGTTGTCAATGTGATCAATGAGTTAGGGGATTTGTTGTTATTCCCGATTTCTGTGTTTTGATCATCCTGATGCATAGCGAAATAATCAACGTTTGATGTACACGGACCCGATAAAAAATGTGAATCTTCAAAGTCGAAACCATTTGAGGAAGGAAGAATCGGAGCTAGTAATTGATCAGCACTGTTGAATCTTGAAAATGCGGGATCATCATCTGAATCACTAGTAGGAAAAAAGTCGGGATCGATCGTTTTAATATTACGTTGTAATTGTTTGGATTCCTTAAACTTTTCCCTCAACGCcttatttttttgtgctaaaagCATCATCATTTTCGTATTTCTTTGCGACATGGTTTATCtgtaacaatatttaataagtataactgaattattttattcatcaaAAACGTTTAGTTATCTTtaacaaacataatacaaattatatatttgggaaataaattaaaatattgcacTTACGTAATGTAAAGTGCAAATCAACTTATTATCATCGGAACAACAATAACCGTATGGCTGGgaaaatatgattaaaaataatgtactttATGTTCTGGTAGATCAAGGTCAATTTTGCTAAGTACGAATGCGTACGAGGGCGCGCACGCCAACCGCAAGAAAGTTTAACACAAAATTTCTAATTTTGCAATGATTATGGTTACAAAatgctaaaataatatttaataggaCTTACCTGAATGTCAATGTATGAAGTTACCCCATTAAGCACCttaatttacagtttttttcttaattttgcACAAATATCATGACCTCTtcacaacaaaaacaaacaagttATGACACGAATTTGCGAACGAATTTGCCAAGGGCAGGGATAAATCACTGTAAAATGTATTAGAAATTCGATCTTATCCAGTAAAACCATAAGGGCTAATTTAATTTTGCTATTGCAACCGTATCTCACTAATTCAAAACAATTTGCGTATTATGCAAGCATTAAAATACTAAGCATTATAGCGGTAACTCATTACTGATTTTACTCATCCTACTTACCGCTTATCGGCTAAGCAAAagttgtgtatttatttaagaattttaGCGATATTTAAATTTGCGGCTGGTTGCctacgtaatattaatatacctCTAACACCCTTAGTGATATATGGTAAAACTGAGATAGAAAAATCTTTCTTAAGGTTTTTTCATACGTTTTGAACAAGATAGTGCTAAATGGCTTAGTCCAGTAGATGCGTATTTTTTAAAGCTATCCGATGgcataaaaatcaattttacgattttttttgaGATACCGCTTTTGCGCTTAGCAGGGCAGTATACATGTTTGATACAATTGACTAGGGCAATGAATGgatccattttatttttttccaccCAGTATCTCCACATATATTGTTCATTTCTACAATAATGTCACTGATGTTTGTTGGGTGGTGATGATTacatctttttaaaaaaatcgtttCACAACTCGCCACTGAAACTCAATTCTTTGAGTATGATTCCCATCAGGGGGCAACAAATGGGTTGTCTCGGTCTGAgtgatttactttttttatgaacataTCCATGTTCgagacatttatttcaaataattttacaattcactTATTCTAATGTTTCACCATAGTGTCATAAACTTATAAACCTTgaccaaataaaaaattgcaggTGAGTGGAGATTATTTTGTGCAATAATATCGTCCTATGAGGGTATGGCTGGATGTTGCCCCAAACAATGATATGCTCGCCAATAATCCGTGTGAATTGTTGTGTCTTCTCCTTGCAACACACTTCAATGAGGGGAACCTTAGTTCACCTCAGCCAACTAGATATTGTTAGAACAAACTTCCAAACACAGGTCTTTGTTTCTGGTCTCGATCATGCCAAGGACTGCCATAtgtaaattttacttaatatatttatgtttgacCTATAATATAGGTTATAGCATAATCgcggtaatacatattatatagtatataggataatacatattatgtatgtttgacCGCGATTATCTCTCGTTTGGCAGATCAGCAGATTCAGCAGATTTTGATGCTGTTTCAGAaaaagtagttttttttacttaaaaggtttaactaaaaaaaaaggGTTCTCATACATATTGAAGTCAATGaattttttagaaatatgtagttttatttagGTTCTTAGGTACTACTACATGTTAgaaacatacaaatatcaagGTGGACCAAAAGAAGTCATCCGATGTTGTCTGGCtctcattttttttctaaatgaaAATCTTCTATTCTGTTCTTTgattatgtttatttgaacctttacaattttattggtTAAGTCGTGAAGATGATATCGGCTTAATGGGCGCCGTCACAATTGATTGCCATACAGGCTCGTTTTATGGCATTTCTCATCACTTCAGCGAGAACTTCGTGCCACAAATTCTGGCACTCGTGTCAAATGTTGTCCTTGAGGGCTTCCAAAGTCCCAGACTTGTTCATGTAAACACGAGACTTCAATAAACCCCATAAAAAAAGTCTGGAACGGTTAAATCGGGCGATCTTGCGGGCCAGTGCAAATCGCCAAAACGAGAGATGAGGCGACCCGGGAAAGCCGCCTTCAGAATATCAGTTGCCTGATGACTCCTCCAGCGTGAACAGCGCACCATGCAGTCActttgaatgtattttttttagaaacgGTGTGCTTTCTTTCTTGTTTGCCCAGGTGTTGTTTTGGCACGTGTGTCGAAAGAACATGACTTTCATCTGTATATACAATTGTTCGTCCTTGACGGCGATATTCTGACATctgttttcaatatttcaaaCGCCACATTTGTATGTCATGACGCTCTGTCAAAACTTTTCGGTTATTCTCTGTTAAACGCCATTTATAACCTAACTTCAATTATAACTTGCGAACAGTTTGTATACAACCTTCAAAGccaattttttcttttaaaacttGTTTCAACTTGGCCAACGTtggaatttatttatgtacaatgtggtaattttgtatattactCATACACTCACTACATATTTCTTTGGGATGTAAGATTATTTCCCTTTTTCTCAACAATGCCAAACTGCCTGTCAACAGACACAAAAGAGCGTCCTGTAGCGGGGAACTAACTCTAAACATTTTATGTTCCTGCTTTCTGAAACTGAAATTGTGCAT
The Colias croceus chromosome 30, ilColCroc2.1 genome window above contains:
- the LOC123704819 gene encoding tip elongation aberrant protein 1-like, whose translation is MSFKSKTRLSPRAMPIEAVVTRFKSAQLKTKKDKPLQKKSNKTKSPSKKKVIENIEYFPNKLKRRMDVKKVVLLPKHDYKVVAGKWNKRKPCVPRKETYINQYYNDIPSPEHLQKEQTITDMIKLIEDTGNFDDDDLMEILTCPSPVWWEDPPDGYVEGPISRFTPELVNTKLHEESSKENKVNEEIKFEEPEIKDSSSETLINQKPLISMNIKIKDPKFIKKRGKLESLLGNLKDKINKQTNIVESDKKSNSSDLINTSMDEDLILTSLENMEIPIKKNVRSQVNDNEKSKIKTEQLDVKKVKITEDLKESDKILNSLNDIKNNVIKDASLSALKYLETDTSDFVTVYKIINNDTTDSRDTEKNGQINSYFKNCKNVRRQAKRKTEETDKKCIVVSDKETVKYCLKCSAIFDTEDCIYCMQKIKANS
- the LOC123704816 gene encoding uncharacterized protein LOC123704816 encodes the protein MLHHTSAKSVKQRTVTRFESEEYRKKVSYSYSLKDVLCTKYGVCKTFFLTTLGYKLSNDKPLHTALANSNDTVAPPVDKRLGATPHNKIESTPIKEHIMSFEPSISHYRREHAPNRLYLPSDLTISAMHKDFLEKNPSCKVSYDKYREVVAEFNISFVKLGHEECEDCEEFRLHDDTHTKENLKEDCLGCTKWKSHNKRAYMSREQYKLDSELNETDTVVYSADLQKVIMLPRIDKTANCKTAIFTHRIVVYNESFVPTGQGRKYLSVFPVLWYEGLFGRSKAEIISAYYQFFIFHRDKKNIILWVDNCSSQNKNWTFFFFLIYIINSKYINADKIVIKYFESGHTFMSADSFHHRVELSIKRMKNKIYDFADFSQAVSTAGKNVKIKEMNMQDFYDWDDYTTQYALSRIKPRPYVSEMVDVEVKRGSFDITYKTGFDQNAITASIIGKKILKSHVLPPPKKKTAPEGISRNKKENILKSFQNIIPQNRMSFWRELPTFDY